The region TCAACAAATCCTCTGTAGATCTATATTATTACTTTGTACATTATTAAATAAAAAATGTCAATTATTTTTTTAACTAAAAATGTTTAATTTGGCAGTTTTTGTAAAGCGTTTGCAATATAATTACCAATTTGATAAAATGTATAATGAGGTATGGGAATGAATTGTATCAAACTTTTTAGGTTTCCAAAATTGAAATCATAATAAATTGTAAGGTTTTTGATATGTCAGAAAAACTTGATTGCAAGATGAGAGATAATTCCATCTCCTTAGGAAAATTTGATATAGCTTTCGTTTTACAATTAAAAAATGTAGGTTTTAAATAATAATTGTTAACAATAAAACTTGTTTAGTTAAGTGATTAGGGTTTGACTTTTAACCATGGCGGTTAAAGGAATGAGTATTTCTATAAAGGCAGTTATAGTTGGGTTGGGATATCAGATTATAGCTCTAAAGCTAGATGGTTTAGATTTCACTGTCTATTTTACAAAATTTTATGAAAACAATTGTTTGTAAAGATAAAGATGCTTTTAAGTATTTATATAACATTAAAAATGGTGTTGTTATTTACCCGGCAGATACAATATATGGTATTGGGGCATTCATATTTAATACTTACGCAAACAAAAAGATTTTTAAGATAAAAAGAAGAGATTTATCAAATCCGCTAATAGTACTGTGCAGTCTAGATTTTGTTTTAAAAAGTGCATACGTGGATGAAGAAGCTTTGAATTTGTTAAATTTAGGCGCTACTTTAATTTTAAAAAATAAAATAAATTTGCCTTTTTATGTTTCAAAGAATGGAAAAACTGCTTATCGTCTTGCCTTTGATCCTTATATTAAAAAAATTGTAGAGCGTTTTGCGCTAACTTCAACAAGTGTTAATATCTCAAAAAAACAGCCAATTAATAACTCAAAAGAATTGATAAAGTATTATTTTGGCATTGTTGATGTTATTATAACAGGTAAGACAAAAAACACAGCATCCACTATTGTAGATTTTGAAAATAAAGTTATATTAAGAGAAGGCAATGGAGTCGAAACTATTAAAAATTTTTTGGGGGGTATATGAAGTTTTTGAGATTCTATTATGAGAATAAAGAGTATTATGGGTTGCTTGAAAATGAAAGTGTAAAGTGTTTGTCAAATAATTTTTTGTATAACAATTTTGAAGTTATTAAAGAAGCTAACATAAATGACGTAAAAATTTTGCCACCAGTTTTACCTTCAAAAATCATTGGCATTGGTCTTAATTATAACGATCATATTCAGGAAATGAAAGATGAAAAGCCAAGTGTGCCTAAAATGTTTATTAAACCTTCAAGTACTGTTATTGGTCCAAACGAACCTATTATCTATCCCAAACATATGTCAAAAAGAGTTGATTACGAAGGAGAACTGGGTGTGGTAATTGGCAGAGTATGTAAAAATGTATCTGTCGATCAAGCTAGAGATTACATATTTGGCTATACGATAATAAATGATGTTACAGCAAGAGATTTACAATCAATTGATGGACAATGGACCAGGGCAAAAGGTTTTGATACATTTGCACCAATTGGTCCTTTTATTGAAACTGAAGTTGATCCCATGAATCTAAAAATTACAACAAAACTAAATGGGCAAATCAGACAAAATTCTACAACATCACACATGATATTTAATGTATATGAGCTTGTTTCATTTATATCTCAAATAATGACATTATATCCGGGCGATTTAATAGCTTCTGGTACGCCAAGCGGTGTTGGCGGTGTTGAAGTAGGTGATGTTATAGAGATTGAAATAGAAAAAATAGGTAAATTAATAAATCCAGTAAAGGAGTAAAAATGTTTAAACTCTCAGAAAGGATTGAAAAGCTGCCACCTTATTTGTTTGCAGAAATTGATAAACTAAAGACAGAGGTAAAGCAAAAAGGCGTTGAGATTATTGATTTAGGCATAGGTGATCCAGATATACCAACGCCAAAAGAAATTATTGAAGCTGCAAAACAAGCCCTTGAGGATCCTCAAAACCATCAGTACCCCTCATACGAAGGAAGTTTTGAGTTTAGAGCAGCTGTAGCAAACTGGTATAAAGATAGGTTTAATGTAGATTTAGACCCACAAAATGAGTGTCTTGCTCTAATTGGCTCAAAAGAAGGCATTGCTCATTTGCCACTTGCTTTTATTGACAAAGGCGATTATACGCTTGTACCAGATCCAGGATATCCAGTTTATGCTACCGCCACAATGTTTGCTGGTGGTTCTGTCTATAAGATGCCGCTTTTGAAAGAAAATGGCTTTTTACCAGATCTGGACGCAATTGATAAAAGTGTGTTGAATAAAACAAAAATCATGTTTATAAACTATCCAAATAATCCAACAAGCGCTATTGCCACGAAAGATTTTTACAATAGAGTTGTTGAACTTGCTTTAAAATATGGTTTTTTGGTTGCATCAGATAATGCATATTCTGAAATTTATTACGATAATTACAAACCAGTGAGTTTTTTGGAAATTGATGGAGCAAAAGAGGTTGGCATTGAGCTACATTCTTTTTCAAAGACATTTAACATGACTGGCTGGAGGATAGGTTTTGCTGTAGGTAATAAAGAGGGTATCTATGGTCTGGCCAAAATTAAAACAAATGTAGACTCAGGTGTGTTTGGAGCATTGCAAACAGCTGGCATTTTTGCCCTAAATAACTACAAAATGCTAAATGAACCTATAAGAAAAATCTTTCAAGAGCGCAAAAATCAGATGACCCAAGCACTAAGAAAAGCAAATTTTGATTTTGAGGAGCCACTTGCTACATTTTATTTTTGGGTAAAAGTACCGCATGGTTATAATTCCAAAGACTTTACTAAAAAATTACTTGAAGAAAAAGGTATTGTAGTAACACCTGGTGTAGGTTTTGGTGAGTATGGTGAAGGCTATTTTAGAATAAGCATAACAAACCCAAATATACAAAAAGCAGTTGATGCTATAAAGTCATTATGAAATATACAAAAGTTTTTTTAGGGCTTGGCTCAAATATTGCAGATAGGAAAAAAAATATAAATACAGCAGTTGACTTCATAAATCAAAACAACAAAATAAGAATTGTAAAATTCTCGCATATTTACGAAAGTCCTCCCTGGGGTTATAAGAATCAAGAAAATTTCTACAATCAAGTCATAGAAATCGAAACA is a window of Desulfurella sp. DNA encoding:
- a CDS encoding fumarylacetoacetate hydrolase family protein encodes the protein MKFLRFYYENKEYYGLLENESVKCLSNNFLYNNFEVIKEANINDVKILPPVLPSKIIGIGLNYNDHIQEMKDEKPSVPKMFIKPSSTVIGPNEPIIYPKHMSKRVDYEGELGVVIGRVCKNVSVDQARDYIFGYTIINDVTARDLQSIDGQWTRAKGFDTFAPIGPFIETEVDPMNLKITTKLNGQIRQNSTTSHMIFNVYELVSFISQIMTLYPGDLIASGTPSGVGGVEVGDVIEIEIEKIGKLINPVKE
- a CDS encoding Sua5/YciO/YrdC/YwlC family protein; the protein is MKTIVCKDKDAFKYLYNIKNGVVIYPADTIYGIGAFIFNTYANKKIFKIKRRDLSNPLIVLCSLDFVLKSAYVDEEALNLLNLGATLILKNKINLPFYVSKNGKTAYRLAFDPYIKKIVERFALTSTSVNISKKQPINNSKELIKYYFGIVDVIITGKTKNTASTIVDFENKVILREGNGVETIKNFLGGI
- a CDS encoding LL-diaminopimelate aminotransferase; translated protein: MFKLSERIEKLPPYLFAEIDKLKTEVKQKGVEIIDLGIGDPDIPTPKEIIEAAKQALEDPQNHQYPSYEGSFEFRAAVANWYKDRFNVDLDPQNECLALIGSKEGIAHLPLAFIDKGDYTLVPDPGYPVYATATMFAGGSVYKMPLLKENGFLPDLDAIDKSVLNKTKIMFINYPNNPTSAIATKDFYNRVVELALKYGFLVASDNAYSEIYYDNYKPVSFLEIDGAKEVGIELHSFSKTFNMTGWRIGFAVGNKEGIYGLAKIKTNVDSGVFGALQTAGIFALNNYKMLNEPIRKIFQERKNQMTQALRKANFDFEEPLATFYFWVKVPHGYNSKDFTKKLLEEKGIVVTPGVGFGEYGEGYFRISITNPNIQKAVDAIKSL